The genomic DNA GGTCTGGCCATTCGCGGCTATGTGAGCTGCGTCGTGGAATGCCCTTATGACGGGCCGGTGGCCCCGCAAGCGGTTGCCGATGTGACCGAACAGCTCTTCTCGCTCGGCTGTCACGAAGTAAGCCTCGGCGATACGATCGGGCGTGGCACGCCGGACAAGATTGCAGCCATGCTGGATGCCGTTCTGGCCATTGCGCCTGCGCACAGCCTTGCCGGCCACTATCACGACACGGGCGGGCGGGCCCTCGACAATATCCGCGTCAGTCTGGAGAAGGGCTTGCGCGTGTTCGATGCTTCGGTTGGTGGGCTCGGCGGCTGTCCTTTCGCGCCGGGCGCCAAGGGCAATGTCGATACGGTTTCCGTCGTCGAAATGCTGCATGGATTGGGTTTTGAAACCGGCCTCAATCTGGACAAGCTAAAGTCGGCGGCCTTGTTCGCGCAGGCGCTGCGTCAGGACAAAGCCGCATGAAGGCGTTTGACACCATCCAGATTGCGATAGACCAACGCGGCGTTGCGACACTGACGCTCAACCGTCCAGAGCAGCATAATGCGCTATCCGGTCG from Brucella anthropi ATCC 49188 includes the following:
- a CDS encoding hydroxymethylglutaryl-CoA lyase, producing MAEHVEIVEMAARDGLQNEKRFVPTADKIALIDRLSDCGYARIEATSFVSPKWVPQLADAAEVMAGIRRADGVRYSVLVPNMKGYEAAAAANVDEIAVFISASEGFSKANINCTIAESIERLSPVIGAAINDGLAIRGYVSCVVECPYDGPVAPQAVADVTEQLFSLGCHEVSLGDTIGRGTPDKIAAMLDAVLAIAPAHSLAGHYHDTGGRALDNIRVSLEKGLRVFDASVGGLGGCPFAPGAKGNVDTVSVVEMLHGLGFETGLNLDKLKSAALFAQALRQDKAA